The Chelatococcus sp. HY11 genome includes a window with the following:
- the dapF gene encoding diaminopimelate epimerase produces the protein MSTLANHSFAKMNGIGNEIVVLDLRGCDHVVTPAEARAIAGDPHSRFDQLMVLHAPVTPGTDAFMRIYNTDGSESAACGNGTRCVAWHLMKDGDRDSLTLETSAGVLPCTRVDALTFTVDMGAPRFGWDQIPLAEEFRDTRAIELQIGPIDAPILHSPSAVNMGNPHAIFWVDDVKAYDLPAIGPLLENHPIFPERANISLAAVKDRRHIDLWVWERGAGITRACGSAACAAAVAAARKNLTDREVVVSLPGGDLTITWRESDGHVLMTGAVAFEWEARFPPEIFAGAA, from the coding sequence ATGAGCACGCTCGCCAACCACTCCTTCGCCAAGATGAACGGCATCGGCAACGAGATCGTCGTTCTCGACCTGCGCGGCTGCGACCACGTCGTGACACCGGCGGAAGCGCGTGCCATCGCTGGCGATCCGCATTCCCGGTTCGATCAGCTGATGGTGCTGCATGCGCCCGTGACGCCTGGCACGGATGCCTTCATGCGCATCTACAACACCGACGGTTCGGAATCGGCGGCCTGCGGCAACGGCACGCGCTGCGTGGCCTGGCACCTCATGAAGGATGGCGACCGCGACAGCCTGACGCTGGAGACCTCTGCCGGCGTCTTGCCTTGCACGCGTGTCGACGCGCTCACCTTCACCGTCGACATGGGGGCGCCACGCTTCGGCTGGGACCAGATCCCGCTGGCGGAAGAATTCCGCGACACCCGCGCGATCGAGCTGCAGATCGGTCCGATCGATGCGCCCATCCTGCATTCGCCATCCGCCGTCAACATGGGCAACCCCCATGCCATCTTCTGGGTGGATGACGTGAAGGCCTATGACCTGCCGGCCATCGGCCCGCTGCTCGAGAACCACCCGATCTTTCCCGAGCGCGCCAATATCTCGCTCGCGGCCGTGAAGGATCGCCGGCACATCGATCTATGGGTATGGGAGCGCGGGGCCGGCATCACGCGCGCCTGCGGCTCCGCCGCCTGCGCAGCGGCTGTCGCGGCCGCGCGCAAGAACCTCACCGATCGCGAGGTGGTCGTCAGCCTGCCCGGCGGCGATCTCACCATCACCTGGCGGGAAAGCGACGGTCATGTCCTCATGACGGGCGCCGTTGCCTTCGAATGGGAAGCCCGCTTCCCGCCGGAAATTTTCGCGGGCGCCGCCTGA
- a CDS encoding GyrI-like domain-containing protein gives MRESRALGEVAILQDVPRRSVPRPDARRKARGLNGPRGSGPVATRIMSGLVISRLVVSRLILAALFAAGPVVASKAFAQEAAQPPAASSPAPAEGAQPLPRTAEELPALVPSTGNSGDAEDVTLPEKPAAVLKGGESSWDDGFKNLTESFTRIQDALAKAGLKPAGRPIAIFLSADDTHFRFEAMVPLAAPFPGGGEIAPGITAGVTPSGRALRFVHKAPYDEIDTTYEAITAYLDSKNMVAKDTFIEEYPSRTMDPDDPELEINVYVQPK, from the coding sequence ATGAGGGAGAGCCGGGCGTTGGGAGAAGTCGCAATCCTGCAAGACGTGCCGCGTCGATCCGTGCCTCGTCCGGATGCGCGTCGCAAGGCGCGTGGCTTGAATGGGCCCCGGGGCTCTGGGCCGGTCGCAACGCGGATCATGTCAGGGCTGGTCATCTCAAGATTGGTTGTCTCTCGACTGATCCTGGCCGCCCTGTTTGCCGCCGGCCCCGTCGTGGCATCCAAGGCTTTCGCGCAGGAAGCCGCGCAACCCCCCGCCGCCTCGTCCCCCGCGCCTGCGGAAGGCGCCCAGCCTTTGCCGCGGACTGCCGAGGAATTGCCGGCTCTCGTGCCTTCCACGGGCAACAGCGGCGACGCGGAGGACGTAACCCTTCCCGAGAAGCCGGCGGCGGTGCTGAAGGGCGGTGAAAGCTCGTGGGACGATGGCTTCAAGAACCTGACGGAGAGCTTCACCCGCATCCAGGACGCGCTGGCGAAGGCGGGATTGAAACCGGCCGGACGGCCCATAGCCATCTTCCTGTCGGCGGATGACACCCATTTCCGGTTCGAGGCCATGGTACCGCTCGCCGCGCCGTTTCCCGGCGGCGGCGAGATCGCGCCTGGCATCACAGCCGGCGTGACCCCATCCGGGAGGGCCTTGCGCTTCGTGCACAAGGCACCTTACGACGAAATCGACACGACCTATGAGGCGATCACCGCCTATCTCGACTCAAAGAACATGGTCGCGAAGGACACCTTCATCGAGGAATATCCATCGCGCACGATGGACCCGGATGATCCGGAGCTCGAGATCAACGTCTACGTGCAGCCCAAATAG
- a CDS encoding class I SAM-dependent methyltransferase has product MAERISFSPGTMPYDAMLAAEHVARYLLARPLCTGKRVLDVACGEGYGTSFLRASGATTVVGIDIAKEAIEAANTRFAKPGITFIAGDALSPATFHGHGPFDLITCFETIEHVSSASRLLENLRAQLAPGGAIIISCPNDAIDTRRGIQNPFHQKTYSLQEFKDTTVAVLGPASQWLLGAPLTGLSILEEGNARLATHDDAMDLSLNAETIAQSLLLPAEKEHSVTPESATFFVGVWNATVAPAAVSTPLSRTAYIAPWLEIERLKSAADDPAGDVAHYRELALLSEERAREIRRIATFEKDTLVAEVTELRYFRDVAFHSRAHRIAAAYIRYASGDGLVARMLRLLRGIAGGSLRMVRKLAR; this is encoded by the coding sequence ATGGCTGAGCGGATCAGCTTCTCCCCCGGCACCATGCCTTACGATGCAATGCTCGCTGCCGAGCATGTCGCGCGCTATCTGCTCGCAAGGCCCCTCTGCACCGGCAAGCGCGTGCTCGATGTCGCTTGCGGCGAAGGCTACGGCACAAGCTTCCTCCGTGCGAGCGGAGCCACCACGGTCGTCGGCATAGACATCGCCAAGGAAGCGATCGAGGCCGCCAACACACGTTTCGCCAAGCCCGGCATCACGTTTATCGCGGGTGATGCGCTTTCCCCCGCGACTTTTCATGGGCATGGACCATTCGATCTCATCACCTGTTTCGAGACGATCGAGCATGTATCGAGCGCGAGCCGGTTGCTGGAAAACCTTCGCGCCCAGCTGGCGCCAGGCGGCGCGATCATCATCAGCTGCCCCAATGATGCCATCGACACGCGCCGGGGCATTCAAAACCCCTTCCACCAGAAAACCTACAGCCTTCAGGAATTCAAGGACACCACCGTTGCCGTTCTAGGCCCGGCATCGCAATGGCTCCTGGGCGCCCCCCTGACCGGCCTGTCGATCCTCGAGGAGGGCAACGCGCGGCTCGCCACGCATGACGATGCCATGGATCTCAGCCTGAATGCGGAGACCATTGCTCAGTCACTTCTCCTGCCGGCTGAGAAGGAGCACAGCGTTACACCGGAGAGTGCGACTTTCTTCGTGGGCGTCTGGAACGCGACAGTCGCGCCGGCCGCGGTCTCTACCCCCTTGTCCCGCACTGCCTATATCGCGCCTTGGCTTGAGATTGAACGCCTGAAGAGCGCGGCTGATGACCCGGCAGGGGATGTCGCCCATTATCGCGAACTCGCCCTGTTGTCGGAGGAGCGCGCCCGGGAAATCAGGCGCATCGCGACCTTTGAGAAGGACACGCTTGTCGCCGAAGTCACGGAGCTTAGGTATTTCCGCGACGTCGCCTTCCATTCGCGTGCCCACCGCATCGCCGCCGCCTATATCCGCTACGCGAGTGGCGATGGCCTCGTGGCGCGGATGCTGCGGCTGCTTCGCGGGATCGCGGGAGGAAGTCTGCGCATGGTGCGCAAGTTGGCACGGTGA
- a CDS encoding glycosyltransferase: protein MTTLGGVEVEASRTFHASIILNIHREAVFLKRTLLSLDEALAVAHDDGLAIELVAVFDRSDDATRAVLAGHDLNGYAHVEMLDVDNGSLGLSRNDGIARARGEFILTADADDLVSPNFLKETIRTARGAGPRCLVFPEYLFAFGATYHIWAYRDLATVTPFALIDMHPFTSRLCAHRDAFAELRYSDLRLSSGYAFEDWDLNCAAVAAGFDMRIAPGTLLFYRKRRGSLLDSAESASTCQIPPNPLFVPKTYLKICAPYYDRVAKAPGAVKPMDPPSRDLLARGDIRRAIDAANAIEPLISTPKYEHCDLISNSMQDLSAGVAYYKVCQAIGDADFTDVFLLPFMPRGGAEKYFLELLEAMYQNEPLSDTLLIFGENRAGPSWEDRVPPNASIVDFGSLCGGLPMDKRCLLTLKLIQSRTPDARIHLRDSVFTERFLTAFGPIMGQHECVYYHFCETELIQDGRKFIYYSPLNLIVENIDSLSKIICDSQAMIDRDRHRVGTQTEKWECLYAPVQRPAVIAPQTPEAQSRILWASRLDSEKRPDLLPLVAERLQRRLPNVHIHAFGGAVFNGFSATQLDGYKNLTFHGPYNGFESLSPNTYLALMYTSHYDGVPNTILEAMSHGLPVVASDVGGISEVVIDGKTGILLPALWDNDAMADAYVEALVRLHRDPALLQTFSQAALELVARQHSHAVYRARVAQLFGQRPRHASPFPTVAPKVLCHG, encoded by the coding sequence ATGACCACGCTGGGGGGCGTCGAAGTGGAAGCGTCGCGGACTTTTCACGCATCCATCATCCTCAACATACATCGCGAAGCGGTCTTCCTGAAGCGCACGCTCCTTTCACTGGATGAGGCGCTTGCTGTGGCTCACGACGATGGCCTTGCCATCGAACTCGTAGCGGTATTCGACCGCAGCGATGATGCGACGCGCGCCGTTCTGGCGGGACACGACCTCAACGGCTATGCCCATGTCGAAATGCTCGATGTCGACAACGGCTCGCTCGGCCTATCACGCAACGACGGCATTGCACGAGCGCGTGGCGAATTCATTCTGACAGCGGACGCGGACGACCTTGTCTCGCCCAATTTTCTGAAGGAGACCATCCGGACCGCGCGTGGCGCTGGACCGCGCTGCCTCGTGTTTCCGGAATATCTCTTCGCCTTCGGGGCGACCTACCACATCTGGGCCTATCGCGATCTCGCCACGGTGACGCCGTTCGCCCTCATCGACATGCACCCGTTCACATCGCGGCTCTGCGCCCATCGTGACGCCTTCGCTGAGCTGCGCTATTCCGATCTCAGGCTTTCCTCAGGTTACGCCTTCGAGGATTGGGATCTCAATTGCGCGGCGGTCGCCGCCGGTTTCGACATGCGCATCGCCCCCGGGACGCTCCTGTTCTATCGCAAGCGCCGGGGAAGTCTGCTCGATAGCGCGGAGTCCGCGTCGACATGCCAGATCCCGCCCAACCCCCTGTTCGTGCCGAAAACTTATCTCAAGATCTGCGCCCCCTATTACGATCGCGTCGCGAAAGCCCCCGGCGCAGTCAAGCCGATGGATCCGCCATCGCGAGACCTTCTCGCACGCGGCGATATTCGCCGTGCGATCGACGCTGCCAACGCGATCGAGCCTCTTATCTCGACACCGAAATATGAGCACTGTGATCTCATCTCGAATTCCATGCAGGACCTCTCGGCGGGCGTGGCCTACTACAAGGTCTGCCAAGCCATCGGCGACGCGGATTTCACGGATGTCTTCCTGTTGCCCTTCATGCCGCGCGGTGGCGCCGAGAAGTATTTTCTCGAACTGCTCGAGGCCATGTACCAGAACGAACCTCTTTCCGACACGCTGCTGATTTTCGGGGAGAATCGTGCGGGCCCGTCCTGGGAGGATCGCGTGCCGCCCAATGCAAGCATCGTCGACTTCGGCAGCCTCTGCGGGGGACTGCCGATGGACAAGCGGTGCCTCCTCACGCTCAAGCTCATCCAGTCGCGCACGCCGGACGCGCGCATCCATCTGCGCGATTCCGTATTTACCGAGCGCTTCCTGACGGCGTTCGGCCCCATTATGGGTCAACACGAATGCGTCTATTATCATTTCTGCGAAACGGAGCTTATTCAGGACGGCCGCAAGTTCATTTACTATTCACCCCTGAATCTTATCGTGGAGAATATTGATTCTCTTTCAAAAATTATTTGCGACAGCCAGGCAATGATAGACCGTGACCGCCACCGTGTCGGCACTCAGACCGAAAAATGGGAATGCCTCTACGCGCCGGTGCAGCGGCCGGCCGTGATTGCCCCGCAAACGCCGGAGGCACAGTCCCGCATTCTCTGGGCGTCACGGCTCGATTCCGAGAAACGTCCGGATCTTCTGCCACTCGTTGCCGAGCGGCTGCAGCGCCGGCTTCCAAATGTGCATATTCACGCATTCGGCGGAGCTGTCTTCAATGGCTTCAGCGCGACGCAGCTCGATGGGTATAAGAACCTCACCTTTCACGGCCCCTATAACGGCTTCGAGTCCCTGTCGCCGAATACATACCTGGCATTGATGTATACGAGCCACTATGACGGCGTTCCAAACACGATACTGGAGGCCATGAGTCATGGGCTCCCCGTGGTCGCGTCTGATGTCGGCGGCATTTCTGAAGTCGTGATCGATGGGAAGACGGGCATTCTGTTGCCAGCGCTGTGGGACAACGACGCAATGGCCGACGCCTATGTGGAAGCCTTGGTTCGGCTCCATCGCGATCCCGCACTGCTGCAGACATTCAGCCAAGCTGCGCTGGAGCTGGTCGCGCGGCAGCATTCCCATGCGGTATACCGCGCGCGCGTCGCCCAGCTGTTCGGCCAGAGGCCGCGTCACGCCTCGCCATTCCCTACGGTCGCCCCCAAGGTCCTCTGTCATGGCTGA
- a CDS encoding glutathione S-transferase, protein MALADTPLRIEDAINELCPWSGRPIAADSLTRYKGAVVGFCNPGCRDKFETAVKHFEAALVVRRATRAGQVEE, encoded by the coding sequence ATGGCATTGGCTGACACGCCTTTGAGGATTGAGGACGCGATCAACGAGCTCTGCCCATGGTCCGGGCGGCCGATCGCGGCTGACAGCCTCACGCGTTACAAAGGGGCGGTCGTTGGCTTCTGCAATCCCGGATGCCGGGACAAATTCGAGACGGCCGTCAAGCATTTCGAGGCCGCGCTGGTCGTCCGTCGGGCGACGCGGGCCGGACAAGTCGAGGAGTGA